The Streptomyces phaeolivaceus genome window below encodes:
- a CDS encoding DNA cytosine methyltransferase — protein sequence MHTSGHLFSGGWGDGRGFMNAGYAPVFGANHHPASVATARANVPGIYVREAAIQTIDMRTLPSCQVLVGSPICWESTPAGGNSQARVQDELDFGDNQNRKRSDWAQTRMTAWEPVRYVEVHGRHVLAYCGENVPGFATRNRRLFDAWLAVWDALGFYPTLASVNAAHISVETPDGLLGPLPQYRDRLVWAMVRKDIGRVPDLRPRPASICPNCGPVEGIQHWPGKPSGRRVGSYNPRLKADSTARQSYYYVCPTERCHARVEPITRGIGEVIDPEVRGHRFGDGRRDRPGVPYEDATRARVEDGLQEFGGKPFVITLRNHGGATSLDAPIGTVTAQGGEHHYLVRPTADMTVDGCEYRPLKNPEKARAQGFPAHHPFAGSESDIGLQVGNAVAVTVATFVAQRTKAVLPV from the coding sequence GTGCACACCTCTGGTCATCTGTTCAGCGGCGGGTGGGGCGACGGCCGCGGCTTCATGAACGCCGGGTACGCCCCGGTGTTCGGCGCCAACCACCACCCGGCCTCCGTCGCGACCGCACGCGCCAACGTTCCCGGCATCTACGTGCGCGAAGCGGCGATTCAGACGATCGACATGCGCACCCTGCCGTCCTGCCAGGTCCTGGTCGGCTCCCCGATCTGCTGGGAGTCCACCCCGGCCGGCGGCAACTCCCAGGCCCGCGTCCAGGACGAGCTGGACTTCGGCGACAACCAGAACCGCAAGCGTTCCGACTGGGCCCAGACCCGCATGACCGCATGGGAACCGGTCCGCTACGTCGAGGTCCACGGGCGCCACGTGCTGGCCTACTGCGGCGAGAACGTCCCCGGCTTCGCGACCCGCAACCGCAGGCTCTTCGACGCCTGGCTGGCCGTCTGGGACGCTCTCGGCTTCTACCCGACGCTCGCGTCGGTGAACGCCGCGCACATCAGCGTCGAGACCCCGGACGGACTGCTCGGCCCCCTCCCCCAGTACCGCGACCGGCTGGTGTGGGCCATGGTCCGCAAGGACATCGGGCGCGTGCCCGACCTGCGGCCCCGCCCGGCTTCCATCTGCCCCAACTGCGGCCCGGTCGAGGGCATCCAGCACTGGCCGGGCAAGCCCAGCGGCCGGCGGGTCGGCTCCTACAACCCCCGGTTGAAGGCGGACTCGACGGCACGGCAGTCGTACTACTACGTCTGCCCGACCGAGCGCTGCCACGCCCGCGTGGAGCCGATCACCCGGGGAATCGGCGAGGTCATCGACCCGGAGGTGCGTGGCCACCGGTTCGGCGACGGCCGCCGGGACCGGCCCGGGGTGCCGTACGAGGACGCCACCCGTGCCCGGGTCGAGGACGGCCTGCAGGAGTTCGGCGGTAAGCCGTTCGTCATCACCCTGCGGAACCACGGCGGGGCCACCTCGCTCGACGCGCCGATCGGCACCGTGACGGCACAGGGCGGCGAGCACCACTATCTCGTCCGCCCGACCGCCGACATGACCGTGGACGGCTGCGAGTACCGGCCGCTGAAGAACCCGGAGAAGGCCCGCGCTCAGGGCTTCCCTGCTCACCACCCCTTCGCCGGAAGCGAGTCCGACATCGGGCTCCAGGTCGGCAACGCAGTCGCCGTCACCGTGGCGACGTTCGTGGCGCAACGGACCAAGGCGGTGCTGCCGGTATGA
- a CDS encoding 3'-5' exonuclease produces MGKQKGFGPVQLADHAGLCRWQVDRGLVKGLVPRPALESGRWSDEQADDVAARSGEIREVLGDRQGFGATRTAELLQEATGVELWSCDVEQLAARGLIDETGEWKDHTLYDPRVAAEPSAEVAEALREIVEQRVAWYASSATREAAAGRCGWTELEFENRAREAGMKPGQFGRWALEGIERLAGVEEPDVAGARMLGPDEAADYMGVRRREFDYCVEAGWLTAVSQIRRTVWSGQYRGYNKTVAVPLYRAADLDAVLRIEDVDWDTVRTLKPRQVSPLRKFVSQAPKRAEAVRAFVEQLRADHGLVAWCRYANLANRWIVDWEPREDGTPTVEDVQALVAADAGLAPYADTVQLLGEVGRVVHWARQMLQPGAAVLIDTETHALWGSVMEVAAVDCATGETLLNTLVNPEVPVTDGAFAVHGISDEMVADAPTFDQVLPDLLRVTAGRMVLAYSEEYDRTVVNGDCRRLELPSGHLGRSANWDCVMEARSTWEGVREWLPLGGGHRALGDALDALDVLRQLAVAPSWVRPKEAEKVSA; encoded by the coding sequence GTGGGCAAGCAGAAGGGGTTCGGGCCGGTGCAGCTGGCCGACCACGCGGGGCTGTGCCGCTGGCAGGTGGACCGGGGCCTGGTGAAGGGCTTGGTGCCCCGGCCGGCGCTGGAGTCGGGCCGGTGGTCGGATGAGCAGGCGGACGACGTCGCCGCGCGCTCTGGGGAGATCCGCGAGGTGCTCGGCGACCGGCAGGGGTTCGGGGCGACGCGCACGGCCGAACTCCTGCAGGAAGCCACAGGGGTGGAGCTGTGGTCGTGCGACGTCGAGCAGCTCGCGGCGCGCGGCCTGATCGACGAGACGGGGGAGTGGAAGGACCACACCCTGTACGACCCCCGGGTGGCTGCTGAGCCGTCGGCGGAGGTAGCCGAAGCACTGCGCGAGATCGTCGAGCAGCGGGTGGCCTGGTACGCGTCGAGCGCCACCCGGGAGGCGGCGGCCGGTCGCTGCGGGTGGACGGAGCTGGAGTTCGAGAACCGGGCCCGGGAGGCGGGCATGAAGCCGGGACAGTTCGGCCGGTGGGCGCTGGAGGGCATCGAGCGCCTGGCCGGGGTCGAGGAACCGGACGTCGCCGGCGCGCGGATGCTCGGCCCGGATGAGGCGGCGGACTACATGGGCGTGAGGCGCAGGGAGTTCGACTACTGCGTCGAGGCCGGGTGGCTGACGGCCGTCTCGCAGATCAGGCGCACGGTGTGGTCCGGGCAGTACCGCGGCTACAACAAGACCGTGGCGGTCCCGCTGTACCGGGCGGCGGACCTGGACGCGGTGCTGCGGATCGAGGACGTCGACTGGGACACGGTCCGCACGCTCAAGCCCCGGCAGGTCTCCCCCCTGCGGAAGTTCGTCTCACAGGCGCCGAAGCGGGCGGAGGCGGTGCGCGCGTTCGTCGAGCAGCTGCGCGCCGACCACGGCCTGGTCGCCTGGTGCCGGTACGCCAACCTGGCCAACCGCTGGATCGTCGACTGGGAGCCGCGCGAGGACGGCACACCGACGGTCGAGGACGTCCAGGCGCTGGTCGCTGCCGATGCCGGGCTGGCGCCGTATGCCGACACGGTGCAGCTGCTCGGCGAGGTGGGCCGCGTCGTGCACTGGGCGCGGCAGATGCTGCAGCCCGGTGCCGCCGTGCTGATCGACACGGAGACGCACGCGCTGTGGGGCAGCGTCATGGAAGTCGCCGCGGTGGACTGCGCGACCGGCGAGACGCTGCTGAACACGCTGGTGAACCCGGAGGTGCCCGTGACCGACGGCGCGTTCGCGGTGCACGGCATCAGTGACGAGATGGTCGCGGATGCGCCCACCTTCGACCAGGTGCTGCCGGACCTGCTGAGGGTCACGGCCGGCCGGATGGTCCTCGCGTACAGCGAGGAGTACGACCGCACGGTCGTCAACGGCGACTGTCGACGGCTGGAGCTTCCCTCGGGGCACCTGGGCAGGAGCGCGAACTGGGACTGCGTGATGGAGGCGCGCTCGACCTGGGAGGGCGTGCGCGAGTGGCTGCCGCTGGGTGGCGGGCACCGGGCCCTCGGGGACGCGCTGGACGCGCTGGACGTCCTTCGTCAGCTGGCTGTCGCCCCTTCCTGGGTGCGGCCGAAGGAAGCCGAGAAGGTGAGTGCCTGA
- a CDS encoding DnaB-like helicase N-terminal domain-containing protein, which translates to MKKLTHKAEEALLGAMLFRPQALASMRWIPPGTFSRPDHAALWGALHSIDFTKVAPNDVPAAVTAAVAKIEDQGIRHLLSPSRVSGLANPGVCPDPRRAPLYGGMVLESAIHRAVEHAGERLRDTARQTEVDQALKALEQADGTGRRLAQLDAAWKAAPEVVRNLLDTQPEQPVTPVPRTERARVDLQAEGETVASLLAEPRQLAEVPWLQDKDFSHPELRAVYRAMRTLDERHAPIDPLTVAWEAQRHPGAQPSDQVLAELQHSGNPGTAAFTGEQVLNTAALDRVDAAGHDIRNYARHPSLAPGALVDHAGQALEPCLADHQRIQHAEREPELAGDKEPAPAAPAESHQHPAPQHEMEIDL; encoded by the coding sequence GTGAAGAAGCTCACCCACAAGGCGGAGGAGGCGCTGCTGGGGGCGATGCTGTTCCGTCCCCAGGCGCTGGCCTCGATGCGCTGGATACCGCCGGGCACCTTCAGCCGCCCGGACCACGCCGCCCTGTGGGGAGCCCTCCACAGCATCGACTTCACCAAGGTCGCCCCGAACGACGTCCCGGCCGCCGTCACCGCAGCTGTGGCGAAGATCGAGGACCAGGGCATCCGGCACCTGCTCAGCCCCTCCCGGGTGAGCGGGCTGGCCAACCCCGGTGTCTGCCCCGACCCGCGCCGTGCCCCGCTGTACGGCGGGATGGTGCTGGAGTCGGCCATCCACCGGGCGGTCGAGCACGCCGGCGAAAGGCTGCGCGACACCGCCCGGCAGACCGAGGTCGACCAGGCGCTCAAGGCGCTGGAACAGGCAGACGGCACCGGGCGGCGCCTCGCCCAGCTGGACGCCGCCTGGAAGGCCGCGCCCGAGGTGGTGCGCAACCTGCTCGACACCCAGCCGGAGCAGCCCGTTACCCCGGTGCCCCGCACCGAGCGGGCCCGGGTCGACCTGCAGGCAGAGGGGGAGACCGTCGCCTCCCTGCTCGCCGAGCCCCGCCAGCTGGCCGAGGTCCCGTGGCTGCAGGACAAGGACTTCAGCCACCCCGAACTCCGGGCCGTTTACCGGGCGATGCGCACGCTCGACGAGCGGCACGCGCCGATCGACCCGCTGACCGTCGCATGGGAGGCACAGCGCCACCCCGGTGCCCAGCCCAGCGACCAGGTCCTCGCCGAGCTGCAGCACAGCGGCAACCCGGGGACCGCCGCCTTCACCGGCGAGCAGGTCCTGAACACCGCCGCCCTCGACCGCGTCGACGCGGCCGGACACGACATCCGCAACTACGCCCGGCACCCGTCCCTCGCCCCCGGCGCCCTGGTCGACCACGCGGGCCAGGCCCTTGAGCCGTGCCTTGCCGACCACCAGCGCATCCAGCACGCCGAGCGCGAACCCGAACTCGCCGGCGACAAGGAGCCCGCCCCAGCGGCTCCCGCCGAATCGCACCAACACCCCGCCCCCCAGCACGAGATGGAGATCGACCTGTGA
- a CDS encoding ASCH domain-containing protein codes for MTAAEPREVRGLTVRQPHAACIAYAGKTIENRVQPWSYRGTILIHAGASIDKAAKKHPPMAAVVRGLQLEQRAVIAVARIADCHADDGECTPWSLPGYNHFVLDDVTALHLPVPHQEGQLGLWFPPAELVARVRLQLDDDTAVRLLGQEA; via the coding sequence ATGACCGCCGCCGAGCCGCGCGAGGTCCGTGGTCTGACCGTCCGCCAGCCCCACGCGGCGTGCATCGCCTACGCGGGCAAGACGATCGAAAACCGTGTCCAGCCCTGGTCCTACCGGGGGACGATCCTCATCCACGCGGGCGCCTCGATCGACAAGGCCGCGAAGAAGCACCCGCCCATGGCCGCCGTCGTGCGCGGGCTGCAGCTGGAGCAGCGCGCCGTCATCGCCGTCGCCCGGATCGCCGACTGCCACGCCGACGACGGCGAGTGCACCCCGTGGTCCCTGCCCGGCTACAACCACTTCGTCCTCGACGACGTGACCGCGCTGCACCTCCCGGTCCCGCACCAGGAGGGCCAGCTGGGGCTGTGGTTCCCGCCGGCCGAACTGGTCGCCCGGGTCCGCCTGCAGCTGGACGACGACACCGCCGTCCGCCTTCTGGGACAGGAGGCGTAG
- a CDS encoding DUF4326 domain-containing protein, giving the protein MTKRFNPQMVGGEQLDLFADPTAQEPQPAAPATPAVPLAPVTPRTMSAAEAEWVSEYVVDRWTDANDTLLGIGPLRVDHMADGCQRTGKRLTQLCGSRRRGQRQEWFPIWLADDPHLVLRTTVVCLKGRRDDPEIRGVVYVGRPMYQGGWQLHGHPLANPFKVGKDGTAAEVVAKYEAWLDAHPKLLARELPRLRGKRLGCWCAKNAPCHARVLAERANAAEVTS; this is encoded by the coding sequence ATGACCAAGCGCTTCAACCCCCAGATGGTCGGTGGCGAGCAGCTCGACCTGTTCGCCGACCCCACTGCACAGGAGCCGCAGCCCGCAGCCCCGGCGACCCCTGCCGTGCCCCTCGCCCCGGTCACGCCGCGAACGATGAGCGCGGCCGAGGCCGAGTGGGTCTCCGAGTACGTCGTCGACCGGTGGACCGACGCCAACGACACCCTGCTCGGCATCGGCCCGCTGCGCGTCGACCACATGGCCGACGGGTGCCAGCGCACCGGCAAGCGCCTCACCCAGCTGTGCGGCTCCCGGCGGCGCGGCCAGCGCCAGGAGTGGTTCCCCATCTGGCTGGCCGACGACCCGCACCTGGTCCTGCGCACCACCGTGGTGTGCCTCAAGGGCCGCCGCGACGACCCCGAGATCCGGGGCGTCGTCTACGTCGGCCGCCCGATGTACCAGGGCGGATGGCAGCTGCACGGCCACCCCCTCGCCAACCCCTTCAAGGTCGGCAAGGACGGCACGGCCGCCGAGGTCGTCGCCAAGTACGAGGCATGGCTGGACGCGCACCCGAAGCTGCTCGCCCGTGAACTGCCCCGGCTGCGGGGCAAGCGGCTGGGCTGCTGGTGCGCCAAGAACGCGCCGTGCCACGCGCGCGTGCTCGCCGAGCGGGCCAACGCGGCGGAGGTGACGTCGTGA
- a CDS encoding DUF1643 domain-containing protein, giving the protein MTLPEQIQEWAAARGLTHQQHAAGTAVFGPGYTHRYALTRTWEPGGAHTVFVLLNPSTATADQDDPTVRRLIGFARREGHGGLVLANLFAVRSTNPYALTGMPDTVGKHNDDMLRLLAEAARDITLGWGTWGAIRRAAAVEEALTGHGARLWALGTTKAGHPRHPLYLAKTAPLTRYEPGVAR; this is encoded by the coding sequence GTGACGCTGCCCGAGCAGATCCAGGAGTGGGCCGCAGCCCGCGGGCTGACCCACCAGCAGCACGCCGCCGGCACCGCGGTGTTCGGCCCCGGGTACACCCACCGCTACGCGCTGACCCGTACCTGGGAGCCCGGCGGCGCGCACACCGTGTTCGTGCTGCTCAACCCGTCGACAGCCACCGCCGACCAGGACGACCCCACGGTCCGCCGCCTGATCGGCTTCGCCCGCCGGGAGGGTCACGGCGGGCTGGTGCTGGCCAACCTGTTCGCCGTGCGGAGCACCAACCCGTACGCGCTGACCGGGATGCCGGACACCGTCGGCAAGCACAACGACGACATGCTGCGGCTGCTCGCCGAGGCCGCCCGCGACATCACCCTCGGGTGGGGAACGTGGGGCGCGATCCGTCGGGCCGCTGCGGTCGAGGAGGCGCTCACCGGACACGGCGCCCGGCTGTGGGCCCTGGGCACCACCAAGGCCGGACACCCGCGTCACCCGCTCTACCTCGCCAAGACCGCGCCGCTCACCCGGTACGAGCCGGGGGTGGCCCGGTGA
- a CDS encoding site-specific integrase — MEQNETSTDVRHVVTPSLVLPASAGPAGTTAATNAAAFTPDVLAKLQELEERSAQHEKNLRPDNTTDAYAADWRQWEQFCALLELPVTAITPGSLTAFVEWLWWQPGWRKGTYTAPSTIDRRLSGVVVTGRTDHRLVLDKTVAARARRVLKAKVKELEKTKETRGRGPAPALLAEHLRATVVAAPDTRLGIRDRSIGLTCFAIAGREHEVAFLRVRDFVETEHGMEVDVRVSKIKPRKVKVPFGSRPSSCPVRAWRAWKAEANLTDPDDFAYKPLHNRWLTVMDGGLDPETIGDVITRLGKWAELSFRPTGHSPRRGLATSSKRAGNDRKVIAKQGGWVENSAAMEGYFEEGDGWEENALVKVL, encoded by the coding sequence ATGGAGCAGAACGAGACGAGTACGGACGTTCGCCACGTCGTGACCCCCTCGCTGGTGCTGCCGGCGTCGGCCGGTCCGGCGGGCACCACCGCGGCGACGAACGCCGCGGCGTTCACCCCGGACGTGCTCGCCAAGCTCCAGGAGCTGGAGGAGCGATCCGCCCAGCACGAGAAGAACCTCCGCCCGGACAACACCACCGACGCCTACGCGGCCGACTGGAGGCAGTGGGAGCAGTTCTGCGCACTGCTCGAACTGCCCGTCACCGCCATCACGCCCGGATCGCTGACCGCGTTCGTCGAGTGGCTGTGGTGGCAGCCCGGCTGGAGGAAGGGCACCTACACCGCGCCCTCGACCATCGACCGCCGCCTGTCCGGCGTGGTCGTCACCGGCCGCACCGACCACCGCCTGGTCCTCGACAAGACCGTGGCCGCCCGCGCCCGCCGCGTGCTCAAGGCCAAGGTGAAGGAGCTGGAGAAGACCAAGGAGACCCGGGGCCGCGGACCGGCGCCCGCCCTGCTCGCCGAGCACCTGCGCGCCACCGTGGTCGCCGCCCCGGACACCCGGCTGGGCATCCGCGACCGCTCCATCGGGCTGACCTGCTTCGCCATCGCCGGCCGCGAGCACGAGGTCGCCTTCCTGCGGGTGCGCGACTTCGTCGAGACCGAGCACGGCATGGAGGTCGACGTCCGGGTGTCGAAGATCAAGCCCAGGAAGGTGAAGGTGCCGTTCGGCTCCCGGCCGAGCAGCTGCCCGGTGCGCGCGTGGCGGGCCTGGAAGGCGGAGGCCAACCTGACCGACCCGGACGACTTCGCGTACAAGCCGCTGCACAACCGCTGGCTCACCGTCATGGACGGCGGACTCGACCCCGAGACCATCGGCGACGTCATCACCCGGCTGGGCAAGTGGGCCGAGCTGTCCTTCAGGCCCACCGGGCACTCCCCGCGCCGCGGACTGGCCACCAGCTCCAAGCGCGCCGGCAACGACCGCAAGGTCATCGCCAAGCAGGGCGGATGGGTCGAGAACTCCGCAGCCATGGAGGGGTATTTCGAGGAGGGCGACGGCTGGGAGGAGAACGCCCTGGTGAAGGTGCTGTAG